One genomic region from Planktothrix serta PCC 8927 encodes:
- a CDS encoding ISAs1 family transposase, producing MIKTIMLNSIIEQLKLVKDFRKNRGKRHELWVVLTIIILALLTGNVTYKQIDNFRKNEENKLIKLLKITAKKLPSYSTIRRVMIGINLIEIQLVFQSTVEEYYWQKEGVDWIAIDGKSLKNTLTNYEDQKQNMLIMVSGFSQETKLVIKSESFESKQNSENAKVLSMIEKCGLLNKVFTLDALHCSKATTQAIIESKNDYLITAKGNQVKLHKRIKILAEIEKPLTVYEEKDVSHGRNVSRKVSVFDSQNVNHKNYPHLQSFIEVERTGFRGDKEYNETLYYISSQKLSAKTFAEKIKAHWLIENQVHWVKDVNFNEDKSRIKGIDVAGKFSLLVTLILNIYRSLGFISIKEGQSWLGNNWEKILAIA from the coding sequence TTGATTAAAACAATTATGTTAAACAGTATAATTGAACAACTGAAGTTAGTCAAGGATTTTCGGAAAAATCGGGGTAAAAGACATGAATTATGGGTAGTGTTGACTATCATTATTTTGGCCCTGCTAACTGGCAATGTTACTTATAAGCAAATAGATAACTTTAGAAAAAACGAAGAAAATAAGCTAATTAAATTATTAAAAATTACAGCTAAAAAGTTACCATCTTATAGTACCATTAGACGAGTAATGATCGGGATAAATCTAATAGAGATTCAGTTAGTTTTTCAGTCAACAGTCGAGGAATATTATTGGCAAAAAGAAGGCGTTGATTGGATTGCGATCGATGGAAAATCTTTAAAAAATACCCTGACTAACTATGAAGATCAGAAACAAAATATGCTAATAATGGTATCTGGGTTTAGTCAAGAAACCAAGTTAGTAATTAAGTCGGAAAGTTTTGAAAGTAAACAAAATTCTGAAAATGCTAAAGTTCTCTCTATGATAGAGAAATGTGGGTTATTAAATAAAGTATTTACTCTTGATGCTCTCCATTGTAGTAAGGCAACAACTCAGGCAATAATTGAGAGCAAAAATGATTATTTAATTACGGCAAAAGGCAATCAAGTTAAATTACACAAGCGAATAAAAATTTTAGCAGAAATTGAAAAACCTTTAACAGTATATGAAGAAAAAGATGTCAGTCATGGACGAAATGTTAGCAGAAAAGTATCAGTATTTGATAGCCAGAATGTGAACCATAAAAATTATCCTCATCTTCAAAGTTTTATTGAGGTAGAAAGAACAGGTTTTCGGGGTGACAAAGAATATAATGAGACTTTATATTATATTAGTAGTCAGAAATTAAGTGCGAAAACATTTGCGGAAAAAATTAAAGCACATTGGTTAATTGAAAATCAAGTACATTGGGTCAAAGATGTGAATTTTAATGAAGATAAATCAAGAATAAAAGGGATAGACGTAGCGGGGAAATTCTCGTTATTAGTAACATTGATTTTGAATATATACAGAAGTTTGGGTTTTATTTCAATAAAAGAGGGACAATCATGGTTGGGAAATAATTGGGAAAAGATTTTAGCGATCGCCTGA